From one Rosa rugosa chromosome 4, drRosRugo1.1, whole genome shotgun sequence genomic stretch:
- the LOC133706679 gene encoding disease resistance protein RUN1-like: MVGIWGMGGIGKTTVAKAIYNKFYHNFDSKSFLADVRETAKDSNGKIALQERLLSDVLKPTKIVVGDVSRGINVIRERLGRKKVLFIVDDVDHEDQLNALAVRRDSFGPGSRIIITTRDRHLLELLKVDTIHLTQEMNEEEAIELFSWHAFQNHSPNEDYIELSRRVVTYCGGLPLALEILGSFLFGRSIEDWISTLKKLKKIPDVRIQSRLRISFDAIDESQRNIFLHICCYFIGMDKNYVIKILKGCGFSPEIEISVLLQRCLVTVSEKNKLMMHDLLRDMGREVVREESPNRPERRSRLWRKEDVIDVLTDESGTEETEGLAINLQRSDNMSFSTVSFRNMKRLKLLQLNHVQLTGDCDKFPKKLRWLCFRGFSLQFIRNELLNETYLVSVDLRYSNLVRVWEYSWRLGKLEILNLSHSHYLKQSPDFSHLPKLRYLILKDCVSLPEIHWSVGLLRRLALLNLKGCTMLKDLPEDFYKLIHVKTLVLSGCSRFENLSKNIGNMISLKTLIISGTAISEVPSSVDNMRRLDFSSRQGLSGLKRCFQDETSGPIRG, from the exons ATGGTTGGAATTTGGGGTATGGGTGGAATTGGGAAAACAACAGTTGCCAAAGCCATCTATAACAAATTTTATCATAATTTTGACAGTAAAAGTTTCCTAGCAGATGTTAGGGAAACTGCAAAGGACTCAAATGGTAAGATTGCTCTGCAAGAAAGACTTCTTTCTGATGTCTTAAAACCAACCAAGATAGTGGTAGGTGATGTTTCTAGAGGGATCAATGTGATAAGAGAACGACTTGGAAGGAAAAAGGTACTTTTCATTGTTGATGATGTAGATCATGAGGACCAATTGAATGCATTGGCTGTAAGGCGTGATTCCTTTGGTCCGGGAAGTAGAATTATTATAACAACAAGAGATCGACATTTGCTAGAACTACTGAAAGTGGATACAATACATCTGACCCAAGaaatgaatgaagaagaagctATTGAGCTCTTCAGTTGGCATGCCTTTCAAAATCATTCTCCTAATGAAGATTATATCGAACTCTCAAGAAGAGTGGTTACTTACTGTGGAGGTTTACCACTTGctcttgaaattttagggtcTTTCCTCTTTGGAAGGAGCATAGAAGATTGGATTAGCACactgaagaaattgaaaaaaattccTGATGTCAGAATTCAGTCAAGGCTCAGAATAAGCTTTGATGCAATTGATGAGAGCCAGAGGAACATATTCCTCCATATATGTTGTTACTTCATCGGAATGGACAAGAACTATGTCATAAAAATACTCAAGGGATGTGGTTTTTCTCCAGAAATAGAAATCAGTGTCCTGCTCCAACGTTGCCTTGTAACTGTTAGTGAGAAAAACAAGCTCATGATGCATGATTTGCTTCGAGACATGGGCAGAGAAGTTGTTCGTGAAGAATCCCCAAACCGCCCTGAAAGACGTAGTAGATTGTGGCGTAAGGAAGATGTAATAGATGTGTTGACAGATGAATCT GGAACTGAAGAGACTGAAGGACTTGCTATAAATTTGCAAAGATCTGACAACATGAGTTTCAGTACAGTATCATTTAGAAACATGAAGAGACTGAAATTGCTCCAACTCAACCATGTACAACTCACTGGAGACTGCGACAAGTTTCCCAAAAAGTTAAGGTGGCTCTGCTTTCGAGGATTCTCTCTACAGTTCATTCGAAATGAGCTTCTTAATGAGACATACCTGGTTTCTGTCGACCTGCGGTACAGCAATCTTGTACGAGTTTGGGAGTATTCCTGG CGGCTTGGGAAATTGGAGATACTTAATCTCAGTCATTCACATTACCTAAAACAATCACCAGACTTTTCACACCTCCCAAAGCTACGGTATTTGATCCTTAAAGACTGTGTGAGTTTGCCAGAGATTCACTGGTCAGTTGGACTTCTTCGGAGACTTGCCTTGCTAAATCTTAAAGGCTGCACAATGCTCAAGGACCTTCCGGAGGACTTTTATAAGTTGATTCATGTTAAGACTCTTGTTCTTTCTGGCTGTTCGAGATTTGAGAATTTGAGCAAGAATATAGGAAATATGATCTCTTTGAAAACTCTTATTATAAGTGGCACAGCCATAAGTGAAGTACCATCCTCTGTAGATAACATGAGGAGACTGGACTTTTCATCTCGACAAGGCCTGAGTGGCCTAAAACGATGTTTCCAGGATGAGACATCAGGACCAATCCGAGGATGA
- the LOC133742437 gene encoding beta-glucosidase 11-like isoform X1: MLRSISVVLLLLCFVSSSSSVDSGSELEFEIETSSAEEEYSRDDFPPPGGFVFGASSSAYQVEGAADQDGRTPSIFDTFAYAGNFDGANGDVACDAYHKYKEDVQLMVDTGLEAYRFSISWSRLIPNGRGAVNPKGLQYYNNLIDELITHGIQPHVTLHHSDLPQQLEDDYGGWVSRKIIKDFTAYADVCFEKFGDRVSHWTTMNEANVFVLGGYDIGFLPPQRCSAPFGVNCSRGNSSTEPYMAAHHILLAHASAARLYKKRYQEKQHGFIGINVLAIWFVPHTKTTEDELATQRALDFYIGWFINPLVFGDYPDSMKKNAGSRLPVFTSLESRSVKGSFDFLGLNYYYTDYIKDHSSSLKMENRDFNADVAAIPISMRSNSSAFEYSTASWGLKGLLEYFKQNFGNPPIYIHENGQRTHRMSSLKDWLRVKYLRGHIGSLLNALRNGSNTRGYFTWSFLDSLELLDGYNSSYGLYYVDLDDPDLKRHPKLSAHWYSQFLKRQNITAV; the protein is encoded by the exons ATGTTGCGATCGATTTCAGTAGTGTTGCTCCTCCTGTGTTTtgtctcctcctcttcctcagtCGACTCTGGTTCAGAATTAGAATTTGAAATAGAGACGTCCTCAGCAGAAGAAGAATATAGCAGAGATGACTTCCCACCCCCTGGTGGCTTTGTCTTTGGTGCTTCCTCCTCTGCTTATCAG GTGGAAGGCGCCGCCGACCAAGATGGGAGGACCCCAAGCATATTTGACACCTTTGCCTATGCCG GGAATTTTGATGGAGCCAATGGAGATGTTGCATGTGATGCATATCACAAATACAAG GAAGATGTGCAGCTCATGGTGGATACTGGTTTGGAGGCATATAGATTTTCCATCTCATGGTCAAGGCTTATACCAA ATGGAAGAGGAGCTGTCAATCCAAAGGGtcttcaatattacaataatCTTATTGATGAACTAATCACCCATG GAATCCAGCCACATGTTACTTTACACCACAGTGATCTCCCACAGCAACTTGAAGATGATTATGGAGGATGGGTTAGTCGAAAGATTAT AAAGGACTTCACTGCATATGCAGATGTGTGCTTTGAAAAGTTTGGTGATAGAGTTTCACATTGGACTACTATGAATGAGGCTAATGTTTTTGTACTGGGAGGTTATGACATTGGATTTCTGCCACCACAACGCTGTTCAGCTCCATTTGGTGTAAATTGCTCAAGGGGTAACTCCTCAACTGAGCCATACATGGCTGCTCATCATATCTTGCTAGCTCATGCATCGGCTGCTAGATTGTACAAGAAAAGGTACCAG GAGAAACAGCATGGATTTATAGGGATCAATGTCCTTGCCATTTGGTTTGTTCCTCACACAAAAACCACTGAAGATGAACTTGCCACTCAAAGAGCCCTTGACTTCTACATTGGTTG GTTTATCAATCCCTTGGTGTTTGGAGATTATCCTGATTCGATGAAAAAGAATGCGGGCTCAAGACTTCCTGTCTTCACGagtcttgaatccagaagtgttAAGGGTTCATTTGACTTCCTGGGACTTAATTATTATTACACAGATTACATCAAGGACCACTCCAGCAGCCTGAAGATGGAGAACAGAGACTTCAATGCAGACGTGGCAGCTATTCCGATAT CTATGCGAAGTAATTCGTCAGCCTTTGAG TACTCGACAGCTAGCTGGGGCCTGAAAGGACTGTTGGAATATTTCAAGCAAAATTTTGGCAATCCGCCTATATACATCCATGAAAAtg GTCAACGGACACATCGCATGTCATCATTAAAGGACTGGCTGAGGGTAAAATATTTGCGTGGACACATTGGGAGTCTGCTCAATGCTTTAAG gaatggatcaaacacCAGAGGGTATTTTACATGGTCGTTCCTGGATTCGCTTGAGCTGTTGGATGGCTATAACTCAAGCTACGGCCTATACTACGTTGATTTGGACGACCCTGATCTGAAAAGACATCCTAAACTCTCTGCTCATTGGTACTCCCAGTTTTTAAAGAGGCAAAATATCACTGCAGTCTGA
- the LOC133745209 gene encoding uncharacterized protein LOC133745209, with protein sequence MEDASNSNGGQEDIVNKEAPQLAAVLKEMKEGLDVVDFKVRALTAKVKENQYPTSQGFHYLEAKNMLLLQYCLSLVYYLLRKAKGLSISGHPVVQSLVETRLFLEKIRPIDKKMQYQIEKLTKVTASTTDNIQPSEKQSQSNKTEDLLSYRPNPEMIPSKIDLTSEDHGKYIPPKIAPTSMEKDKSSRFERNALRKEENTLRQSKHSRYVRDMVDDFEGRPEEIVESFGAESVELERFKAKLDERARIEEDLFTRAPITKAEKRKAKHLLKSRNGLLDLTENFYEEIKTLPLEEGNDEMSSFSSARGGRSGRGGRSGRGGMRGHKKRKMRH encoded by the exons ATGGAGGATGCTTCAAATTCAAATGGAGGCCAGGAAGATATAGTAAACAA AGAAGCGCCTCAGCTTGCGGCTGTGTTGAAGGAAATGAAGGAAGGATTAGATGTAGTTGATTTCAAAGTCAGGGCTTTAACTGCCAAG GTGAAAGAAAATCAGTATCCGACATCCCAAGGGTTTCACTATCTTGAAGCCAAGAATATGCTGCTTCTGCAATATTGCCTTTCACTTGTCTATTACTTACTTCGCAAGGCTAAAGGGCTCTCAATCAGTGGACATCCGGTTGTCCAGAGCCTTGTCGAGACAAGGTTGTTTTTGGAAAAG ATTCGACCTATTGACAAGAAGATGCAGTACCAAATTGAGAAGCTGACTAAGGTTACCGCGAGCACAACTGATAACATACAGCCAAGTGAGAAGCAATCACAATCAAATAAAACAGAAGATTTGTTGAGTTATCGCCCGAACCCTGAAATGATTCCTAGCAAAATAGACCTGACTTCTGAG GATCATGGCAAGTATATACCACCCAAAATTGCACCAACTTCAATGGAGAAAGATAAGTCCTCAAGATTTGAAAGAAATGCACTCAGAAAGGAGGAGAATACTCTACGACAGTCTAAGCATAGTCGTTATGTGAGGGACATGGTTGATGATTTTGAAGGGAGACCTGAAGAG ATTGTGGAAAGTTTTGGAGCTGAAAGTGTAGAATTAGAAAGATTTAAGGCAAAGTTGGATGAGCGGGCACGGATAGAAGAGGATCTTTTTACTCGTGCTCCTATTACAAAGGCAGAGAAAAGGAAGGCAAAACACTTACTAAAGTCAAGAAATGG GTTGCttgatttgactgaaaatttctATGAGGAAATTAAAACTCTACCATTGGAAGAGGGGAATGATGAGATGTCGAGTTTCAGTAGTGCTAGAGGTGGAAGAAGCGGAAGAGGTGGAAGAAGTGGAAGAGGTGGAATGAGGGGCCATAAGAAGCGCAAG ATGAGGCATTGA
- the LOC133742438 gene encoding protein CLT2, chloroplastic-like encodes MIMGSSTASFHKFLSLPSHTHTHTHTKNVATRNPLFSNSRPLLLLHQRWRHHRRRRHRLSLAALNAPFCLISDRGPRRNVRLHASVANPASSSNPSTSKRVVLSSLLTIALAVGNKVLYKLALVPMKNHPFFFAQFTTFGYVIIYFSILYLRYRSGRVTDEMIALPKAPFVAIGALDALGVAAGMAAVAMLPGPAIPLLSQTMLVWQLGFSSLILGKRYRCNQIVGCILVAVGVALAVASGSDSGQMLSGVEPVWPLLMIASSAFQAGAFIIKEFIFVDAAVHLKEKSLDILVVNSFGSAYQALFVLLFLPFLSNMRGIPFAQLPTYLKDGAGCFLNIGAGASGCNGAPLLPLLYVAANLLFNISLMNVVKISSAVVSSLVVMLSVPISIYVLSLPLPYLQEGATLSPFFLFGSAILVLGLILYSIPQPAKDGSKIN; translated from the exons ATGATCATGGGTTCCTCAACGGCGTCGTTTCACAAGTTCCTCTCCCTCCCTTcccacacccacacccacacccacaccaAAAATGTCGCAACTCGCAACCCTTTATTCTCAAACTCAAGGCCACTTCTTCTGCTTCATCAGAGGTGGCGtcatcatcgtcgtcgtcgtcatcgGCTTTCTCTCGCTGCTCTAAACGCACCGTTTTGCCTCATTTCGGATCGCGGACCCAGGCGCAATGTCAGGCTGCACGCTTCGGTCGCCAACCCAGCTTCCTCCTCTAATCCGTCGACTTCAAAACGCGTCGTTTTGAGCTCCCTGTTGACCATTGCTCTCGCCGTCGGGAACAAGGTCCTCTACAAGCTCGCACTCGTCCCCATGAAGAACCACCCCTTCTTTTTCGCCCAATTCACTACCTTCGG TTATGTGATTATATACTTTTCAATACTGTACCTACGGTACCGTTCTGGGAGGGTGACGGATGAAATGATAGCCCTTCCCAAAGCTCCATTTGTGGCCATTGGTGCCTTGGATGCTCTCGGAGTCGCTGCTGGGATGGCTGCTGTAG CCATGCTTCCCGGACCGGCCATACCCTTATTGAGTCAG ACAATGTTGGTGTGGCAGCTGGGTTTTTCTTCTCTTATCTTGGGAAAAAGATACAGATGCAATCAGATTGTTGGCTGCATCCTTGTAGCTGTAGGTGTAGCACTAGCTGTGGCAAG CGGGTCTGATTCTGGCCAGATGCTATCTGGAGTTGAGCCTGTGTGGCCTCTACTAATGATTGCTTCAAGTGCTTTTCAAGCTGGTGCATTTATAATCAAG gAATTTATCTTTGTTGATGCTGCTGTCCACCTTAAG GAAAAATCACTTGACATATTGGTTGTCAACTCTTTTGGATCTGCATATCAG GCTCTTTTTGTACTTCTATTTCTACCTTTCTTATCCAATATGAGAGGCATACCATTTGCCCAACTTCCTACATATCTAAAAGACGGTGCTGGTTGCTTTCTGAATATTGGAGCTGGTGCATCAG GTTGCAATGGAGCTCCATTGCTCCCCCTGCTTTACGTAGCTGCCAATCTGTTGTTCAATATATCCTTGATGAATGTAGTAAAGATTTCTTCGGCGGTCGTTTCTTCTCTCGTTGTGATGTTGTCAG TGCCAATCTCGATTTATGTTCTTTCCCTTCCATTGCCATATCTCCAAGAGGGTGCAACTTTGAGCCCCTTTTTCCTCTTTGGTAGTGCGATTCTTGTCTTGGGTCTTATTCTGTACAGCATACCCCAGCCTGCCAAGGATGGCTCTAAAATTAATTGA